In Phocoena phocoena chromosome 19, mPhoPho1.1, whole genome shotgun sequence, a genomic segment contains:
- the MAPK7 gene encoding mitogen-activated protein kinase 7: protein MAEPLKEDDGEDGSGEPPGPGKAEPTGPAASVAAKNLALLKARSFDVTFDVGDEYEIIETIGNGAYGVVSSARRRLTGQQVAIKKIPNAFDVVTNAKRTLRELKILKHFKHDNIIAIKDILRPTVPYGEFKSVYVVLDLMESDLHQIIHSSQPLTLEHVRYFLYQLLRGLKYMHSAQVIHRDLKPSNLLVNENCELKIGDFGMARGLCTSPAEHQYFMTEYVATRWYRAPELMLSLHEYTQAIDLWSVGCIFGEMLARRQLFPGKNYVHQLQLIMMVLGTPSPAVIQAVGAERVRAYIQSLPPRQPVPWETVYPGADRQALSLLGRMLRFEPSARLSAAAALRHPFLAKYHDPDDEPDCAPPFDFAFDREALTRERIKEAIVAEIEDFHARREGIRQQIRFQPSLQPVASEPGCPDVEMPSPWAPSGDCAMESPPPAPLPCPGPAPDTIDLTLQPPPPASEPAPPKREGAISDNTKAALKAALLKSLRSRLRDGPSAPLEAPEPRKPVTAQERQREREEKRRRRQERAKEREKRRQERERKERGAGASGGPSADPLAGLVLSDNDRSLLERWTRMARPPAPAPTPPSARPRSPPAAPPPQPACPPAGPAAAPPQTTASSGLLGPRPLGPPPGLPGASAPSVLPYFPSGPPPPDPGGAPQPSTSESPDVTLVTQQLSKSQVEDPLPPVFSGTPKGSGAGYGVGFDLEEFLNQSFDMGVADGPQDGQADSASLSASLLADWLEGHGINPADIESLQREIQMDSPMLLADLPDLQEP, encoded by the exons ATGGCTGAGCCCCTGAAGGAGGACGACGGCGAGGATGGCTCCGGAGAGCCCCCCGGGCCGGGGAAGGCGGAACCTACCGGCCCCGCCGCCTCCGTGGCGGCCAAGAACCTGGCCCTGCTGAAGGCGCGCTCCTTCGACGTGACCTTCGACGTGGGGGACGAGTACGAGATCATCGAGACCATCGGCAACGGGGCCTATGGGGTGGTGTCCTCCGCGCGCCGCCGCCTCACCG GTCAGCAGGTGGCCATTAAGAAGATCCCCAACGCTTTTGACGTGGTGACCAATGCCAAGCGGACCCTCAGGGAGCTGAAGATCCTCAAACACTTCAAGCACGACAACATCATCGCCATCAAGGACATCCTGAGGCCCACTGTGCCCTATGGCGAGTTCAAATCTGT CTATGTGGTTCTGGACCTGATGGAGAGTGACCTGCACCAGATCATCCACTCCTCGCAGCCGTTGACGCTGGAGCATGTGCGCTACTTCCTGTACCAGCTGCTGCGGGGCCTCAAGTACATGCACTCGGCTCAGGTCATCCATCGCGACCTCAAGCCCTCCAACCTGCTGGTGAACGAGAACTGCGAGCTCAAGATCGGGGACTTTGGCATGGCCCGAGGCTTGTGCACCTCGCCCGCCGAGCACCAGTACTTCATGACCGAGTATGTGGCCACACGCTGGTACCGTGCCCCCGAACTCATGCTCTCGCTGCACGAGTACACGCAGGCTATCGACCTGTGGTCCGTGGGCTGCATTTTTGGGGAGATGCTGGCCCGCCGCCAGCTCTTCCCAGGCAAAAACTACGTGCACCAGCTGCAGCTGATCATGATGGTGCTGGGCACCCCGTCGCCGGCCGTGATTCAGGCCGTGGGGGCTGAGAGGGTGCGGGCCTACATCCAGAGCCTGCCGCCACGCCAGCCTGTGCCCTGGGAGACGGTGTACCCGGGTGCCGACCGCCAGGCCCTCTCCCTGCTGGGGCGCATGCTGCGTTTTGAGCCCAGTGCCCGCCTCTCAGCAGCTGCCGCCCTTCGCCACCCCTTCCTGGCCAAGTACCACGACCCCGATGACGAGCCTGACTGCGCCCCGCCCTTTGACTTTGCCTTTGACCGCGAAGCCCTCACACGGGAACGCATTAAGGAGGCTATCGTGGCCGAGATCGAAGACTTCCACGCACGGCGCGAGGGCATCCGCCAGCAGATCCGCTTCCAGCCTTCCCTGCAGCCTGTGGCCAGTGAGCCCGGCTGCCCCGATGTTGAGATGCCCAGTCCCTGGGCTCCCAGTGGGGACTGTGCCATGGAGTCCCCTCCGCCGGCCCCACTGCCATGCCCCGGCCCTGCGCCCGACACCATCGATCTGACCCTGCAGCCGCCCCCGCCGGCCAGTGAACCAGCCCCTCCAAAGAGGGAGGGAGCCATCTCAGACAACACCAAGGCTGCCCTCAAGGCCGCCCTGCTCAAGTCCTTGCGGAGCCGGCTCCGAG ATGGCCCCAGCGCCCCCCTGGAAGCTCCCGAGCCTCGGAAGCCGGTGACAGCCCAGGAGCGCCAGCGGGAGCGGGAGGAGAAGCGGCGGCGACGGCAGGAGCGGGCCAAGGAGCGGGAGAAGCGGCGGCAGGAGCGGGAGCGTAAGGAGCGGGGCGCCGGGGCTTCCGGGGGCCCCTCCGCCGACCCCCTGGCCGGCCTGGTGCTCAGCGACAACGACCGCAGCCTGCTGGAGCGCTGGACTCGCAtggcccggcccccggcccctgcGCCCACGCCACCCTCCGCCCGGCCCCGCAGCCCGCCTGCGGCCCCCCCCCCACAGCCTGCCTGCCCACCTGCTGGGCCTGCGGCCGCTCCACCCCAGACCACCGCCTCCTCCGGCCTCCTGGGCCCCCGGCCGCTGGGGCCCCCCCCCGGGCTGCCTGGCGCCAGCGCCCCGAGCGTTCTGCCTTACTTCCCCTCTGGCCCACCCCCTCCAGACCCCGGGGGGGCCCCTCAGCCCTCCACCTCTGAATCACCCGACGTCACCCTGGTGACCCAGCAGCTGTCCAAGTCGCAG GTGGAGGACCCCTTGCCCCCCGTGTTCTCCGGCACCCCAAAGGGCAGTGGAGCGGGCTATGGCGTTGGCTTTGACCTGGAGGAATTCCTAAACCAGTCTTTCGACATGGGCGTGGCTGACGGGCCACAGGACGG